In one window of Phycisphaerae bacterium DNA:
- a CDS encoding ABC transporter permease subunit, whose protein sequence is MGILRDIGLWLWRLLPANPILVRVVSGGGRRTRHLWARIVYLGVLALVFLLGGGLFLSAGQQSLADLAKKATNTFMWVSVTQLFLMSFVAPVFCAGAITQEKDANTYHILLTTPLSNAQIVLGSLFSRIYFVWALLLSGLPIFCITMIYGGVTTAEILESFGLAACTGLLTGSIAIMISFLKIGTRRTIFAFFAGVAVYLVGVELLGLSSYGQLAAAPAAFPFFDPLRPYRMSWLAPVHPFLALLVVTGQTPAPDPAAVQAAGWPARWLLAYPQYGYVVLTTAASALMVLISLIYVRRGAREGETTWLSQLVERVVPHRAGERRRTPRRVWRNPIAWREAATRASAGGRSFLRLFFILAGIVIGFYLLIVYHAGGFGSGAVGAAAVRAWLTPLVWIELAVILLVVTNTAATTLTREKESLTIELLLSTPLTSRYIIAGMLQGLVRLVIPLIAVPTLTIAAFWLADLLHTGAAMDVMTIEAVFLVPLLMTAFAALAAMVGLHFSLLSRKTVQAVMVSTGIVMGAAGLLTACGLAFRGTNPTIAAVVLPFTPVWGLQSLLDPWAVAEAANAGSRSPVSVGDLIAFRVTRIVFALVAAAVYLAITYALYSSMVRSFDMTVRRQSV, encoded by the coding sequence ATGGGAATCCTCCGCGACATCGGGCTCTGGCTGTGGCGGCTCTTGCCGGCCAACCCGATTCTCGTGCGCGTCGTGTCCGGCGGAGGGCGCCGTACGCGTCATCTCTGGGCGCGCATCGTCTACCTGGGCGTGCTGGCGCTGGTCTTCCTGCTTGGGGGTGGGTTGTTCCTGTCGGCGGGCCAGCAGTCGCTCGCCGATCTGGCCAAGAAGGCCACCAACACGTTCATGTGGGTGAGTGTTACGCAGCTCTTTCTCATGAGCTTCGTCGCGCCCGTCTTCTGCGCGGGGGCGATCACGCAGGAGAAAGACGCCAACACTTACCACATCCTGCTTACCACGCCCCTCAGCAACGCCCAGATCGTGCTGGGGTCGCTCTTCAGCCGCATCTACTTCGTCTGGGCGCTCCTGCTCTCCGGACTGCCGATCTTCTGCATCACCATGATCTACGGCGGCGTCACCACGGCCGAAATCCTCGAGAGCTTCGGGTTGGCGGCCTGCACCGGGCTGCTGACCGGCTCCATTGCCATCATGATCAGTTTCCTCAAGATCGGCACACGACGGACGATCTTCGCGTTCTTCGCCGGCGTCGCGGTCTACCTGGTCGGCGTCGAGCTGCTGGGCCTGTCGTCGTACGGCCAGTTGGCGGCCGCGCCGGCCGCGTTCCCGTTCTTCGACCCGCTGCGGCCATACCGCATGAGCTGGCTTGCGCCTGTGCACCCATTCCTGGCGCTGCTCGTCGTGACCGGCCAGACGCCCGCGCCCGATCCGGCCGCGGTGCAGGCGGCGGGCTGGCCGGCACGCTGGCTGCTGGCGTACCCGCAATACGGGTACGTCGTGCTCACCACGGCGGCGTCTGCCCTGATGGTGCTCATCAGTCTGATCTACGTCCGCCGGGGCGCGCGCGAGGGCGAGACGACGTGGCTCTCGCAGCTCGTCGAGCGCGTCGTGCCGCATCGCGCCGGCGAGCGCCGCCGGACGCCGCGCCGCGTGTGGCGCAACCCGATCGCCTGGCGCGAGGCCGCGACGCGCGCCTCGGCGGGCGGGCGTTCGTTTCTGCGGCTGTTCTTCATCCTGGCCGGCATCGTCATCGGGTTCTATCTGCTCATCGTGTACCACGCCGGCGGGTTTGGCTCCGGTGCGGTCGGGGCGGCAGCGGTACGCGCCTGGCTGACTCCGCTGGTCTGGATCGAGCTGGCGGTCATCCTGCTGGTCGTGACGAACACGGCCGCCACCACGCTGACGCGCGAGAAAGAATCGCTGACGATCGAGCTGCTGCTGTCCACGCCGCTTACCAGCCGTTACATCATCGCGGGCATGTTGCAGGGCCTGGTACGGCTGGTGATTCCGCTCATCGCCGTGCCCACCCTGACGATCGCGGCCTTCTGGCTCGCGGACCTGCTGCACACCGGTGCGGCGATGGACGTGATGACCATTGAGGCCGTGTTCCTCGTGCCGCTGCTGATGACGGCGTTCGCGGCGCTGGCGGCGATGGTCGGGCTGCACTTCTCGCTGCTTTCGCGCAAGACGGTGCAGGCCGTGATGGTCAGCACCGGCATCGTGATGGGCGCGGCGGGCCTGCTGACCGCGTGCGGGCTGGCGTTCCGCGGGACGAACCCGACCATCGCCGCGGTCGTGTTGCCGTTTACGCCGGTGTGGGGCTTGCAGAGCCTGCTTGATCCGTGGGCGGTCGCGGAGGCCGCCAACGCCGGCAGCCGCAGCCCGGTGTCGGTGGGCGATCTCATCGCGTTTCGCGTGACGCGGATCGTCTTTGCGCTGGTGGCGGCCGCGGTGTACCTGGCGATCACCTACGCGCTCTACAGCAGCATGGTGCGCAGCTTCGATATGACGGTGCGGCGGCAATCCGTGTGA
- a CDS encoding HDOD domain-containing protein yields MEPQTCSTTEAPVNSADLQQQLAARIGSLSYLPTTAAVAIKFVELGKNPLAEPADYAKVIGADSSLSSKLLALSNSSWAGVRTKVTSVRMAVNLLGLGTVRTLAISYCMTGLHNELRLTPAESEAFWEASLSKAVAAKRYASLFDVKLADEAFVAGLFQDLAITVMYSVVRQLYLKLLQDPQTGVDSQLQSERDLFGIDHTEVGRALAQKLELPEMFVDTIAFHHNYERLTEFVDAVPLRDATYVAALFPHALDAWHYGDVQKLSEFFQQRGAPVDMSTYVADVQAEFAQLYTFFNEGLTPHAQLTDLLAQTARENADQTTALVGSMNALLRDAAAQGAPAPAAVPGPQPASDRDALTGTLNRAAFTAAAEKLLAQAARYGVALGVASVGIDQLKAAYDQHGKAFGDHVLRSVVAELGGALPSDALVARWTDDQFMVLINSCRRGDVTEGLNNCLSHLARHPFSDGEHKATIGVHAGLLFVQASNRAQALDVVTAAAEKLMHAARKSGAPEVQVRAV; encoded by the coding sequence ATGGAACCGCAAACGTGCAGCACCACTGAAGCTCCGGTTAATTCGGCGGATCTGCAGCAACAGCTCGCGGCCCGGATTGGCTCACTCTCGTACCTGCCAACCACCGCGGCCGTGGCGATCAAGTTCGTCGAGCTCGGCAAAAACCCGCTGGCTGAGCCGGCGGACTATGCCAAGGTTATCGGAGCCGACAGCTCGCTGAGCAGCAAGCTCCTGGCGCTGTCGAACTCGTCCTGGGCCGGCGTGCGCACGAAGGTCACGAGCGTCCGCATGGCGGTGAATCTGCTCGGGCTCGGGACCGTGCGTACCCTGGCGATCAGTTACTGCATGACCGGCCTGCACAACGAGCTGCGCCTGACCCCGGCCGAATCCGAGGCGTTCTGGGAAGCGTCGCTCTCCAAGGCCGTCGCCGCCAAACGCTACGCGAGCCTGTTCGACGTGAAGCTGGCCGACGAGGCCTTCGTCGCCGGGCTGTTCCAGGACCTCGCCATCACGGTCATGTACTCGGTCGTCCGCCAGTTGTACCTCAAGCTGCTGCAGGATCCGCAGACCGGCGTAGACAGCCAGTTGCAGAGCGAGCGTGACCTGTTCGGCATCGATCACACCGAGGTCGGCCGCGCGCTGGCGCAGAAACTCGAGCTGCCCGAGATGTTCGTGGACACGATTGCGTTCCACCACAACTACGAACGGCTCACCGAGTTCGTGGATGCCGTGCCGCTGCGCGACGCCACGTACGTCGCGGCGCTCTTCCCGCACGCGCTGGACGCCTGGCACTATGGCGATGTACAGAAGCTGTCCGAGTTCTTCCAGCAGCGCGGGGCACCGGTGGACATGTCCACGTACGTCGCGGACGTGCAGGCGGAGTTCGCGCAGCTTTACACGTTCTTCAACGAGGGCCTGACGCCCCACGCCCAGCTCACCGACCTGCTGGCCCAGACGGCGCGCGAGAACGCCGACCAGACGACCGCGCTGGTCGGCAGCATGAATGCCCTGCTGCGCGACGCCGCCGCCCAGGGCGCACCTGCACCAGCCGCCGTGCCCGGTCCGCAGCCGGCCAGCGACCGCGACGCCCTGACCGGCACGCTAAACCGCGCCGCGTTCACCGCCGCCGCTGAGAAGCTGCTTGCGCAGGCGGCTCGGTACGGCGTGGCGCTCGGCGTGGCGTCCGTCGGCATCGATCAGCTCAAGGCCGCGTATGACCAGCACGGCAAAGCGTTCGGCGATCACGTGCTCCGCAGCGTTGTTGCCGAGCTGGGCGGCGCCCTGCCGTCCGACGCGCTGGTCGCGCGCTGGACGGATGACCAGTTCATGGTGCTGATCAATTCCTGCCGGCGCGGCGACGTGACCGAGGGGCTCAACAATTGCCTGAGTCACCTGGCCCGACACCCGTTCTCTGACGGCGAGCACAAGGCGACGATTGGCGTGCATGCCGGGCTGCTGTTCGTGCAGGCCTCCAACCGCGCTCAGGCGCTCGACGTGGTAACCGCGGCCGCCGAGAAGCTCATGCACGCCGCACGCAAGTCCGGTGCGCCGGAAGTTCAGGTCCGCGCCGTGTGA
- a CDS encoding HD domain-containing protein, whose product MDLIATTSKRALLVGAGDFVRDLEALLQDDGWICQRAASTSGVLRRVHDQPDLDLVLLIPGDAVADYVELCRHIKFDARTAFLSVIFLLAADVPTGRAAVLAAGPDDCIRLPAQPDELMLRLSSALRAKRATDSLEDATAVITSLANAIEGRDAYTRGHVERVSTYAVEMGRRVGVPADDLAVLRIGGVVHDIGKVAVPDHILNKPGKLTDEEIAIVQRHPVVGHDILQPLRTFRRVLPLVRWHHERPNGRGYPDGLRADEVPLLARIVAVADVFDALNTARSYRPAFPPPQCRAILLKASADGDLDAELVTVLLEMLDQSASALGAAVPDVLAAGGMIANRN is encoded by the coding sequence GTGGATCTGATTGCCACGACCAGCAAGCGTGCCCTGCTCGTCGGTGCCGGCGACTTCGTCCGGGACTTGGAGGCATTGCTGCAGGACGACGGCTGGATCTGCCAGCGCGCTGCGTCGACCTCCGGCGTGTTACGCCGCGTGCACGACCAGCCGGACCTCGACCTGGTCCTGCTGATACCGGGGGACGCGGTCGCAGACTACGTCGAGCTGTGCCGCCATATCAAGTTCGATGCACGCACGGCGTTCCTGTCAGTCATCTTCCTGCTTGCGGCCGACGTGCCGACGGGACGCGCGGCTGTGCTGGCAGCGGGCCCCGATGACTGCATCCGCCTGCCGGCCCAGCCGGATGAGCTGATGTTGCGGCTGTCGAGCGCGCTGCGGGCGAAGCGGGCCACGGACTCGCTTGAGGACGCGACGGCCGTCATCACGTCGCTGGCGAATGCCATCGAGGGACGCGATGCCTACACGCGCGGCCACGTCGAGCGCGTCAGCACCTACGCTGTCGAGATGGGCCGGCGGGTCGGCGTCCCGGCGGATGACCTGGCGGTCCTGCGCATCGGCGGGGTGGTGCACGACATCGGCAAGGTGGCCGTGCCGGACCATATTCTGAACAAGCCCGGAAAGCTGACCGACGAAGAGATCGCCATCGTGCAACGCCATCCGGTGGTGGGGCACGACATCCTGCAGCCGCTCCGGACATTTCGCCGCGTGCTGCCACTGGTGCGCTGGCACCATGAGCGGCCGAATGGGCGCGGCTATCCAGACGGCTTGCGCGCGGACGAGGTGCCGCTGCTGGCGCGGATCGTCGCCGTGGCCGACGTCTTCGACGCGCTGAACACCGCCCGCTCGTACCGGCCGGCGTTTCCGCCGCCGCAGTGCCGGGCCATCCTGCTGAAGGCGTCCGCCGACGGAGACTTGGACGCCGAACTGGTCACCGTGCTGCTCGAGATGCTGGACCAGAGCGCCAGCGCGCTCGGCGCAGCGGTTCCGGACGTGCTGGCGGCGGGTGGCATGATCGCCAACCGCAACTGA
- a CDS encoding acetyltransferase, which produces MMDPAVIYGAGGLGSLVQDILEQAERYQPVAFLDSNPARHGKIVAGLPVRGGIEQVHELLRAGIRYAIVAIGDNVTRVALAETLQARGMCLASAVHPLASISPSAVLGEHVIIGPRATICVHARIGPHTVISAGAIAEHDNVLGRGVFLHPAVRLAGTVTVEDFATLGIGAAVIPGRRIGCGALVEPGAVVIHDIPANSAAGGIPALCQRPERSRFVPASAAGTPRTRDATA; this is translated from the coding sequence ATGATGGACCCCGCGGTCATCTATGGTGCCGGCGGACTTGGCAGCCTCGTCCAGGACATTCTTGAGCAGGCCGAGCGCTACCAGCCCGTCGCCTTTCTGGACTCGAATCCCGCGCGCCACGGCAAGATCGTCGCCGGCCTGCCGGTGCGCGGCGGAATCGAGCAGGTCCACGAGCTGCTGCGCGCGGGCATCCGCTACGCCATCGTCGCGATCGGCGACAACGTGACACGCGTCGCGCTCGCCGAGACGCTTCAGGCCCGCGGCATGTGCCTGGCGTCCGCCGTCCACCCGCTTGCCAGCATCTCCCCTTCCGCCGTGCTGGGCGAACACGTCATCATCGGGCCACGCGCCACCATCTGCGTGCATGCCCGCATCGGGCCCCACACCGTCATCTCCGCCGGCGCGATCGCGGAACATGACAACGTCCTCGGGCGGGGCGTGTTTCTGCACCCGGCCGTCCGACTCGCCGGCACCGTCACGGTCGAGGACTTCGCGACGCTGGGCATCGGCGCTGCGGTCATTCCCGGCCGGCGCATCGGGTGTGGCGCACTGGTTGAGCCCGGCGCCGTCGTGATTCACGACATACCGGCGAACTCGGCCGCGGGCGGCATACCGGCCCTGTGTCAGCGCCCAGAGCGCTCGCGGTTCGTCCCCGCGTCCGCCGCGGGCACGCCGCGCACTCGAGACGCCACCGCCTGA